The following proteins come from a genomic window of Rutidosis leptorrhynchoides isolate AG116_Rl617_1_P2 chromosome 10, CSIRO_AGI_Rlap_v1, whole genome shotgun sequence:
- the LOC139870680 gene encoding uncharacterized protein codes for MTSGAQTNDNNTIPNITLSAEQFQILLAAAQGNHSNGNNGQQNLPKTCSYKDFSNCKPPSYKGTEGPVELTWWFEKLESIFRMCNYADVDHVKFATGSLSGSALTWWTAYSQTVGLDAANAIPWTVLKRMMTDKYCPRNQVQKMKSEFWELKVKGTDIEAYTNRFLELVTLYPDMVPTKHKKIERYVVGLPDEIQDNVIAVSKETVDGVILMAQNLVMAKRRKLATNKQTQVKAANNKRKFEPAQSSGQGSNKRVSDATKSGYIGTKPLCNRCDKHHHGRCTVECSRCKKIGHLAKNCKVVLAATNTPAAKTDPTVPTCYGCGEVGHFRNQCPKNKTATVGNAKGRAFVMTTEEACEEDEVIKGTFLVNNCYATVLFDSGADKSYGYQAILANVKKVELEEKRIEDVPVVREFPEVFPEELPGLPPQRQVKFQIDLTPGAAPIAKHEGMPRSTLGPSSFRLLRRVQSTRQAMPRLSTPDSVHSVASAVMPAHVTPTPITPPAPVAELVLVTELPEGCHLVTIPILVELPTA; via the exons ATGACTAGTGGTGCGCAAACAAATGACAACAACACTATTCCCAACATCACTCTCTCTGCCGAGCAATTTCAGATACTTTTAGCTGCCGCCCAGGGCAACCACAGCAATGGCAACAACGGTCAACAGAATCTCCCCAAAACTTGTTCATACAAGGATTTCTCAAATTGCAAACCTCCAAGCTATAAaggaactgagggaccggttgaaCTAACCTGGTGGTTCGAAAAACTTGAGTCTATTTTCAGGATGTGCAATTATGCCGATGTTGATCACGTTAAGTTTGCTACAGGATCTTTATCTGGCAGTGCATTGACTTGGTGGACCGCATACTCTCAAACTGTGGGACTTGATGCTGCAAATGCCATCCCATGGACTGTCCTAAAAAGAATGATGACGGACAAGTATTGTCCAAGAAATCAGGTCCAGAAAATGAAaagtgagttctgggaactcaaggtaaagggtactgacattgaggctTATACCAACCGTTTCTTAGAGTTGGTTACATTGTACCCTGACATGGTACCTACGAAACACAAGAAGATTGAACGTTATGTAGTAGGTCTGCCTGATGAGATTCAGGATAATGTGATAGCTGTTAGTAAAGAGACCGTCGATGGTGTGATATTGATGGCTCAAAATTTAGTAATGGCGAAAAGAAGGAAGCTCGCCACTAATAAGCAAACCCAAGTAAAAGCTGCTAATaataaaaggaagtttgagcctgCTCAGAGTTCGGGTCAGGGTTCAAACAAAAGGGTTAGTGATGCTACAAAAAGTGGTTATATTGGAACAAAGCCGTTATGTAATCGCTGTGATAAGCATCATCATGGGAGGTGCACTGTTGAGTGCAGTAGGTGTAAGAAGATTGGCCACTTAGCCAAGAACTGTAAGGTTGTGCTGGCTGCAACCAACACTCCAGCTGCAAAGACTGATCCAACCGTGCCTACTTGTTACGGTTGTGGGGAAGTTGGGCATTTCAGAAACCAGTGCCCTAAGAACAAGACTGCAACAGTGGGTAATGCTAAGGGTAGAGCATTTGTCATGACTACCGAAGAGGcctgtgaagaagatgaagttataAAGGGTACGTTCCTTGTTAACAATtgctatgctactgttttattcgatTCCGGTGCTGATAAAAGTTAT GGGTATCAAGCCATCTTAGCTAATGTTAAGAAAGTCGAACTGGAAGAGAAACGAATTGAAGATGTTCCGGTGGTTAGAgaatttcctgaagtttttcctgaagaactccctggtctcccacCTCAAAGACAAGTCAAGTTTCAAATCGATCTAACTcctggtgctgcacctattgcaaag CACGAGGGGATGCCACGCAGTACTCTTGGCCCGTCTTCATTTAGGCTACTGCGCCGTGTTCAGTCGACACGACAAGCTATGCCCAGGCTTTCCACACCGGactcagttcactcagttgcctcagctgTTATGCCTGCACATGTTACTCCTACTCCCATCACACCGCCTGCTCCAGTCGCCGAGCTAGTTCTAGTCACTGAGTTACcagagggttgtcacctagtcactattcccatttTAGTGGAGCTACCAACGGCctag